One window from the genome of Haliaeetus albicilla chromosome 26, bHalAlb1.1, whole genome shotgun sequence encodes:
- the LOC104321048 gene encoding torsin-1A, giving the protein MAAAAEAALRGGSGGWSGGAGGAGGGAGPAMKLLPGVLRAALGLVLLLLPPLLRPANAVEPISLGLAIAGAAASALTGFISYPRLYCYFRECCLQRHDQRAAAALQENLDKKLFGQHLVNKVVVKAVKGFLNNTNAKKPLALSLHGWTGTGKNFVGRIVAESIYKRGLRSKYVHQFVATLHFPHAHSINLYKDQLQSWIRGNVSICPRSLFIFDEMDKMHAGLIDSIKPFLDYYELLDGVSYRQAIFIFLSNAGAEKITEVALDFWRNGRTREDIQLTDIQNALSVSVFNNKNSGFWHSTLIDRNLIDYFVPFLPLEYKHVKMCVKVEIESRGYAVDEDILTRIANEMTYFPREERIYSDKGCKTVDAKLDYYF; this is encoded by the exons atggcggcggcggcggaagCGGCGTTGCGGGGCGGAAGCGGCGGCTGGAGCGGCGGGGCtggcggcgccggcggcggggccgggccggccaTGAAGCTGCTGCCGGGCGTGCTGCGGGCGGCCCTGGgtctggtgctgctgctgctgccgccgctccTCAGGCCAGCGAACGCCGTGGAGCCCATCAGCCTGGGGCTAGCGATCGCCGGCGCCGCCGCCTCGGCCCTTACCGGCTTCATCTCCTACCCGCGGCTCTACTGCTACTTCAGGGAGTGCTGCCTCCAGCGGCACGACCAGCGCGCCGCCGCCG CTCTGCAGGAGAATTTGGACAAGAAGCTGTTCGGGCAGCACCTGGTGAACAAGGTGGTTGTAAAGGCCGTGAAGGGCTTCTTGAACAACACCAACGCCAAAAAGCCTCTTGCCCTTTCCTTGCACGGGTGGACTGGAACAGGCAAAAACTTCGTCGGTAGGATAGTCGCCGAAAGCATTTATAAAAGAGGTCTGCGGAGTAAATACGTCCATCAGTTCGTGGCAACTTTACACTTTCCTCACGCTCACAGCATCAATCTCTACAAG GACCAGTTGCAGTCGTGGATTCGGGGAAATGTGAGCATCTGTCCCAGATCACTCTTCATATTTGATGAAATGGATAAAATGCATGCAGGACTCATTGACTCCATCAAGCCATTCCTGGACTACTATGAGCTTCTGGATGGGGTGTCTTACCGCCAAGCCATCTTCATATTCCTCAG CAATGCAGGAGCTGAAAAGATAACAGAGGTGGCCCTAGATTTCTGGAGAAACGGGAGGACAAGGGAAGATATACAGCTCACAGATATCCAAAATGCACTGTCTGTGTCTGTCTTCAATAACAAAAATA GTGGATTTTGGCACAGCACCTTGATTGACAGAAATCTCATTGACTACTTTGTTCCCTTCCTGCCTCTGGAATACAAACATGTGAAAATGTGTGTTAAGGTTGAGATTGAATCACGTGGCTATGCTGTGGATGAAGACATTTTAACCAGAATAGCCAATGAGATGACCTACTTCCCCAGAGAGGAGAGAATTTATTCAGATAAAGGATGTAAAACTGTGGATGCAAAGCTGGATTATTACTTCTAA